The genomic window ACGCAGGTTATAGGACGTCCAACTATTGCGTAAGGGCTTTCTTTCCGCTCAGCGGTTGTGTAGTTTCGCGCGTCCGCCTCGGAATCAGCCGCCGAAAGCGGCCGTGATCGCCGCCATGTCGAAGTAGTCCCGCCACGCGGCGATCTTCCCGTCGACCACCTCGAACACGCCCATGACCGGTAGCGGCGTCGCCTTGCCGAGCCCGCGGAGCACGTCCGTGCGTTCGTTCATCACGAGGCCGCCCGACTCGACCTGCTTGTGGATCTGGAAGTCGATGCCCTCGAACATCGCCAGGAAGCCCTCGAGGAACTCCCGAATCGCGGCGCGGCCCTTCACTGGATCCATCGGAATATTGTGGTAGACAGCATCTTCGGTGAAACAGTCCGCGATCACCGCGGGGTCCGGATCGGACCAGAGGGCACAGAACTCGGTGACCAGATCTTCGGCAGCACTCATGCATTCACTCCAGTTCTCGCATCCAGTTCCCGATCGGTTCGGGTGAGGCTCTCGATGTAGGGCGCCTGCTCGCGAGATCGCCTGCGCTGTAGGACCTCCCGCCGATTCCGCCGAGCAGGTCCAGCATGCCGGGGTCGGCGGCAAGGAACGTCATCTCCGTGGCGGTGACCACGCCGAGTACTGCGCCGCAGTCCACCTGCGCGGACAACTCGGCGAGCGCCGCGTCCAGTCCACGTTTCCTCCCACCCTCGCCACAGTAACCGATATTCGTCCAGTGCGACACGAATATTCGTCTCGCATCTTTTCGGGAGGATCCCGCCGACGACCGCTCCGTCAACGCTCGACACCGTCGACATCGAGGGGGGCGACGTCGCCTTCGAGGACGAGGACACCTTCCCCGTGTCGACCATCTACTCGATGCCCACCGGGGCGGTGCCGGGAAAGACGTTGCAGTGCATGGCCGTCCGGGAGCATCGAGTGAACCGCCCCATCGTGCCCCCGCCCTTCCGGCGAAGCCGGACCAGTGAGTACATCGAGCCGGTTCTCGAACCGCTCGCACACGAGCTGATCGATCGCTGCGCCGGTAGCCGGCTCGCACTGGCCGAACTGGACACCGCGCTGACGATCCTGCTGAGCCGGCCACTCACCGCGGCAGCACCCCGTTGAGCAGGATGTCGACGAGCGACGACGCGAGCCGCTCCTGGTCCTGCACGTCCCGTACCGACTGCGCGAAGATCGCCGCGCCGGCGATGACGTCGAGCAGAACCTCGGAGTCGACACCGGCACGAATCTCGCCGGCGGTGGTCGCGTCGGCGATCCGCTGCGCGAGAACCTCACGGATCACATCGATCTGACCGGTGACCAGCGTCGTCCGGGTCGTCTCGTCGGTGCGGCCCTCACTCATCAACCCCGGGACGGCCTCCCTGGTGGCCGGAGCCCCGAACAGCGCGACCGCACCGCGGGTGAGGCGTTCGATCTCGTCGACG from Prescottella sp. R16 includes these protein-coding regions:
- a CDS encoding limonene-1,2-epoxide hydrolase family protein, with product MSAAEDLVTEFCALWSDPDPAVIADCFTEDAVYHNIPMDPVKGRAAIREFLEGFLAMFEGIDFQIHKQVESGGLVMNERTDVLRGLGKATPLPVMGVFEVVDGKIAAWRDYFDMAAITAAFGG
- a CDS encoding TetR/AcrR family transcriptional regulator, with protein sequence MSLKIPAQHRLGPQRNPAIDDAVLQATRELLIENGYAGTSIDAIATRAGVGRPAIYRRWPSKAHVVHDAVYPTVVTEWESDLPIVDEIERLTRGAVALFGAPATREAVPGLMSEGRTDETTRTTLVTGQIDVIREVLAQRIADATTAGEIRAGVDSEVLLDVIAGAAIFAQSVRDVQDQERLASSLVDILLNGVLPR